In Rattus norvegicus strain BN/NHsdMcwi chromosome 3, GRCr8, whole genome shotgun sequence, a genomic segment contains:
- the Or5m9 gene encoding olfactory receptor Olr475 yields the protein MPNFTDVTEFLLVGLTRRQELRVLLFAVFLVVYMVTLLGNIGMIILISISPQLQSPMYFFLSHLSFVDVLFSSNVTPKMLENLLSERKTISYVGCLVQCYFFIALVHVEVYILAVMAFDRYMAICNPLLYSSKMSTVVCVRLISVPYVYGFSVSLICTLWTYGLYFCGNVKINHFYCADPPLIKIACGGVHIKEYTMIVIAGINFTYSLSVVLISYMLIVVAVLRMHSADGRRKAFSTCGSHLTAVSMFYGTLIFMYLRRPTEESVEQGKMVAVFYTSVIPMLNPMIYSLRNKDVKEAVSKIIAKANLRK from the coding sequence ATGCCAAATTTTACAGATGTAACCGAATTTCTTCTTGTTGGATTGACAAGACGTCAGGAATTGCGGGTTCTCCTTTTTGCGGTGTTCTTGGTTGTTTACATGGTCACTCTATTGGGCAACATTGGTATGATAATTTTAATCAGCATAAGCCCACAGCTTCAGAGTcctatgtatttttttctaagtCATTTGTCCTTTGTGGATGTGTTGTTCTCCTCGAATGTTACCCCCAAAATGTTGGAAAATTTactttcagaaagaaaaactatTTCTTATGTCGGGTGTCTGGTACAATGCTACTTTTTCATTGCTCTGGTGCACGTGGAGGTCTACATTCTAGCAGTGATGGCCTTTGATCGCTACATGGCCATTTGTAACCCTCTGCTCTACAGCAGCAAGATGTCCACGGTTGTCTGTGTCCGCCTAATTTCTGTGCCTTATGTCTATGGATTCTCTGTGAGTCTGATTTGCACTCTGTGGACCTACGGTTTATATTTCTGTGGAAATGTTAAAATCAACCACTTCTATTGTGCTGATCCTCCTCTCATCAAGATTGCCTGCGGAGGAGTGCATATCAAAGAGTACACAATGATAGTTATTGCCGGAATTAATTTCACATATTCCTTGTCGGTGGTTCTCATTTCATACATGCTCATTGTAGTAGCAGTGTTACGCATGCACTCGGCTGATGGCAGGAGAAAGGCATTCTCCACCTGTGGATCCCACTTAACAGCCGTTTCCATGTTTTACGGGACCCTTATATTCATGTATCTCAGAAGGCCAACAGAGGAGTCGGTGGAACAGGGAAAGATGGTGGCTGTATTTTATACCAGTGTGATTCCTATGCTGAACCCCATGATCTACAGTCTCAGGAACAAAGATGTGAAGGAAGCAGTCAGCAAGATAATTGCCAAGGCAAACTTgaggaaatga
- the LOC103691839 gene encoding olfactory receptor 5M3-like, giving the protein MLNFTDVTEFVLLGLTSRKELQVLLFVIFLMVYIVTMVGNIGMMILIKISPQLSSPMYFFLSHLSFIDVWFSSNITPKMLENLLSKTKTISYAGCLVQCFFFIALVHVEIFILSVMAFDRYMAIGKPLLYGSKMSRVVCIRLISFPYIYGFLTSLAATLWTYGLYFCGKTEINHFYCADPPLIKMACAGTFVKEYTMLFLAGINFTYSLIVVIISYLFILIAILRMRSAEGRRKAFSTCGSHLTAVGIFYGTLIFMYLRRPTEESVEQGKMVAVFYTTVIPMLNPMIYSLRNKDVKEAMDKVITKTFLTK; this is encoded by the coding sequence ATGCTCAATTTCACAGATGTGACTGAATTTGTCCTATTGGGATTAACCAGCAGAAAGGAACTGCAAGTTCTCTTATTTGTCATCTTTCTTATGGTCTATATTGTCACCATGGTGGGCAACATTGGCATGATGATATTAATTAAGATCAGTCCACAGCTTAGCAGCCCAATGTACTTTTTCCTGAGCCATTTGTCATTTATTGATGTGTGGTTTTCTTCCAACATTACTCCAAAAATGCTGGAAAACTTGCTATCAAAGACGAAAACAATTTCTTATGCTGGCTGTTTGGTACAGTGCTTCTTTTTCATTGCCCTTGTTCATGTGGAAATCTTCATTCTTTCTGTCATGGCTTTTGACAGATACATGGCAATTGGAAAGCCTCTGCTCTATGGTAGCAAAATGTCCAGGGTGGTTTGCATTCGACTTATTTCTTTCCCTTACATATACGGGTTTCTGACTAGTCTGGCTGCAACCTTATGGACTTATGGCTTGTACTTCTGTGGGAAAACTGAGATCAACCACTTCTACTGTGCAGATCCCCCCCTCATCAAGATGGCCTGCGCAGGGACTTTTGTAAAGGAATATACAATGCTCTTTCTTGCAGGCATTAACTTCACATATTCCTTGATTGTTGTCATTATCTCCTACCTGTTCATTCTCATTGCCATTCTTAGGATGCGCTCAGCAGAAGGCAGGCGCAAGGCATTTTCTACCTGTGGGTCTCACCTCACAGCAGTTGGCATATTTTATGGCACTCTTATCTTCATGTATCTCAGGCGACCCACTGAGGAGTCAGTGGAACAAGGAAAGATGGTGGCTGTGTTCTATACCACAGTGATCCCCATGTTGAATCCCATGATCTACAGTCTGAGGAACAAGGATGTCAAGGAAGCCATGGACAAAGTGATTACTAAGAcgttcttaacaaaataa
- the Or5m3 gene encoding olfactory receptor Olr473 — MLNFTDVTEFILLGLTSRKELQVLFFIIFLVVYIVTMVGNIGMMILIKISPQLSSPMYFFLSHLSFVDVWFSSNVTPKMLENLLSKTKTISYAGCLVQCFFFIALVHVEIFILAVMAFDRYMAIGKALLYGSKMSRVVCIRLISFPYIYGFLTSLAATLWTYGLYFCGKTEINHFYYADPPLIKMACAGTFVKEYTMIILAGINFTYSLSVVIISYLFILIAILRMRSAEGRRKAFSTCGSHLTAVGIFYGTLIFMYLRRPTEESVEQGKMVAVFYTTVIPMLNPMIYSLRNKDVKEAMEKVISRKFLTK, encoded by the coding sequence ATGCTCAATTTCACAGATGTGACTGAATTTATCCTTTTGGGCTTAACCAGCAGAAAGGAATTACAAGTTctctttttcatcatttttcttGTGGTCTATATTGTAACCATGGTGGGCAACATTGGCATGATGATATTAATTAAGATCAGTCCACAGCTTAGCAGCCCAATGTACTTTTTCCTTAGTCATTTATCATTCGTTGATGTGTGGTTTTCCTCCAATGTCACTCCTAAAATGCTGGAAAACTTGCTATCAAAGACGAAAACAATTTCTTATGCTGGCTGTTTGGTACAGTGCTTCTTCTTCATTGCCCTTGTTCATGTGGAAATCTTCATTCTTGCTGTGATGGCCTTTGACAGATACATGGCAATTGGAAAGGCTCTGCTCTATGGCAGCAAAATGTCCAGGGTGGTTTGCATTCGACTTATTTCTTTCCCTTACATATATGGGTTTCTGACTAGTCTGGCTGCAACCTTATGGACTTATGGCTTGTACTTCTGTGGGAAAACTGAGATCAACCACTTTTACTATGCAGATCCCCCCCTCATCAAGATGGCCTGTGCGGGGACTTTTGTAAAAGAATATACAATGATTATACTTGCAGGCATTAACTTCACATACtcactttctgttgtcatcatctCCTACCTATTCATTCTCATTGCCATTCTTAGGATGCGCTCAGCAGAAGGCAGGCGCAAGGCATTTTCTACCTGTGGGTCTCACCTCACAGCAGTTGGCATATTTTATGGCACTCTTATCTTCATGTATCTCAGGCGACCCACTGAGGAGTCAGTGGAACAAGGAAAGATGGTGGCTGTGTTCTATACCACAGTGATCCCCATGTTGAATCCCATGATCTACAGTCTGAGGAACAAGGATGTCAAGGAAGCCATGGAGAAAGTGATTAGCCGAAAGTTCCTAACAAAGTAA